A window of the Burkholderia sp. 9120 genome harbors these coding sequences:
- a CDS encoding undecaprenyl-phosphate glucose phosphotransferase, giving the protein MFRNTARCLDALFVIAGGLLAHWMRFSTPIALSDTERLLIAFNCVLVLLLFPGFGVYDTWRGKALSSMLARVAAAWLVVVATALVLAFTLHRMDAVSRLWFGYSTLISGALIVVTKCVVHVALRSVRRRGMNFRTVAIVGAPGFSRTLLAHLEHAPQAGFKPVCVFDTSDTRIDGAGAYGARMKRLPVLTDLNTFVNKVRDEQVNEVWLALPLSEEHTIYRFTRLFRNDFVNLRFIPDVRSLSLFNHALVDVVGLPTLNLSATPFSSPQMWPKLIFDRLFAAAALLALAPVFVVLAIGIKLSSPGPVFFRQTRKGVDGQPFAIYKFRSMTVHHEAHGQITQATRHDARITKLGGFMRRTSLDELPQFLNVLLGQMSVVGPRPHAVEHDDLYKDQVYGYMYRYRIKPGITGWAQVNGYRGATTKVEKMEARVKFDLFYIHNWSFWFDMKIVLITIFKGFVGHNAF; this is encoded by the coding sequence ATGTTCAGGAATACTGCGCGATGCCTCGACGCACTCTTCGTGATTGCGGGAGGCCTGCTCGCTCACTGGATGCGCTTTTCGACGCCGATCGCGTTGTCCGACACCGAGCGCCTGTTGATCGCCTTCAACTGCGTGCTGGTGCTGCTGCTGTTTCCCGGCTTCGGGGTGTATGACACGTGGCGCGGCAAAGCCTTGAGCTCGATGCTGGCGCGCGTTGCCGCCGCCTGGCTGGTCGTTGTCGCCACCGCGCTCGTGCTGGCGTTTACGCTGCATCGCATGGATGCCGTGTCGCGTTTGTGGTTCGGCTATTCGACGCTGATTTCCGGCGCGCTGATCGTCGTCACCAAGTGCGTCGTGCACGTGGCGCTGCGCAGTGTGCGCCGTCGCGGCATGAACTTCCGCACCGTCGCGATCGTCGGGGCGCCCGGCTTCTCGCGCACGCTGCTCGCGCATCTCGAGCACGCACCGCAAGCGGGCTTCAAACCGGTCTGCGTGTTCGATACGAGCGACACCCGCATCGACGGGGCCGGCGCCTATGGCGCACGAATGAAACGCCTGCCGGTGCTGACCGATCTGAATACGTTCGTCAACAAGGTGCGCGACGAACAGGTGAACGAAGTGTGGCTCGCGTTGCCGCTCTCCGAAGAACATACGATCTATCGCTTCACGCGGCTATTCAGGAATGACTTCGTGAATCTCCGCTTCATTCCGGACGTGCGCAGTCTGTCGCTGTTCAATCATGCGCTGGTCGATGTCGTCGGTTTACCGACGCTGAATCTGAGCGCGACGCCGTTCTCGTCGCCGCAAATGTGGCCCAAGCTGATCTTTGACCGCCTGTTCGCGGCGGCCGCGCTGCTCGCGCTCGCGCCGGTGTTCGTCGTGCTCGCGATCGGCATCAAGCTGAGTTCGCCGGGACCGGTGTTCTTCCGCCAGACGCGCAAGGGCGTGGACGGCCAGCCGTTCGCGATCTACAAGTTCCGCTCGATGACCGTGCATCACGAAGCGCACGGCCAGATCACGCAGGCCACGCGCCACGACGCGCGCATCACGAAACTCGGCGGCTTCATGCGCCGTACCAGCCTCGACGAGCTGCCGCAGTTTCTCAACGTGCTGCTCGGGCAGATGTCGGTGGTCGGTCCGCGTCCGCACGCGGTCGAACACGACGATCTCTACAAGGATCAGGTGTACGGCTACATGTACCGCTACCGCATCAAGCCGGGCATCACCGGCTGGGCCCAGGTGAACGGCTATCGCGGCGCTACCACCAAGGTGGAAAAGATGGAGGCGCGCGTCAAGTTCGACCTGTTCTATATCCATAACTGGTCGTTCTGGTTCGACATGAAGATCGTGCTGATCACGATCTTCAAAGGCTTTGTCGGCCACAACGCATTCTGA
- a CDS encoding glycosyltransferase has product MPLRKPLLKVSVIVPTYRRPADLARCLAALQRQSRAPDEVIVIARSDDAMTHTALRDPALPGTLPLTVALVDTPGQVAALNRGLDAASGDVLAITDDDAAPHADWVARIAAAFEHDPRLGGLGGRDWVHEKGRVLDGERQRVGKVTAAGMITGNHHLGVGDAREVDILKGANMSYRRDAVRALRFDVRLRGTGAQVHNDMAFSLSVKHAGWKLMYDPRVAVDHYPAERFDDDQRFKFNDAAFYNASFNLRLIMCETLTPAGRWAFVAYSTLIGNRADPGFVRALSLAFERGGVALALRKWWVGLRAMRGAWQEAVR; this is encoded by the coding sequence ATGCCACTCAGGAAACCGTTGCTGAAAGTCTCCGTGATCGTGCCGACCTATCGCCGGCCGGCCGACCTCGCGCGCTGCCTCGCGGCGTTGCAACGACAATCGCGCGCGCCGGACGAGGTGATCGTGATAGCACGCAGCGACGACGCCATGACGCACACCGCGCTGCGCGATCCGGCGCTGCCGGGCACGCTGCCGCTCACGGTGGCGCTGGTCGACACGCCGGGCCAGGTCGCGGCGCTCAATCGCGGGCTCGATGCCGCGAGCGGCGACGTGCTCGCCATCACCGACGACGACGCCGCGCCGCACGCCGACTGGGTGGCGCGGATCGCCGCCGCGTTCGAACACGACCCGCGTCTCGGTGGCCTCGGCGGACGCGACTGGGTGCATGAAAAAGGCCGCGTGCTGGACGGCGAACGGCAGCGCGTGGGCAAGGTCACGGCGGCCGGCATGATCACCGGCAATCATCACCTCGGGGTCGGCGACGCACGCGAAGTCGACATTCTGAAGGGCGCGAATATGAGCTACCGGCGCGACGCGGTGCGCGCGCTGCGTTTCGACGTCCGACTGCGCGGCACCGGCGCGCAGGTCCATAACGACATGGCGTTCAGCCTGAGCGTGAAGCATGCCGGCTGGAAGCTGATGTATGACCCGCGGGTGGCCGTCGACCACTACCCTGCGGAACGTTTCGACGACGACCAACGCTTCAAATTCAACGACGCGGCTTTCTATAACGCGTCTTTTAATCTCCGACTCATCATGTGCGAAACCCTGACGCCCGCGGGCCGATGGGCATTCGTCGCGTACTCGACGCTGATCGGCAACCGCGCGGACCCGGGGTTCGTGCGCGCGTTGTCGCTGGCATTCGAGCGCGGCGGTGTGGCGCTGGCGCTGCGCAAATGGTGGGTCGGTTTACGCGCAATGCGCGGGGCATGGCAGGAAGCGGTGCGTTGA
- a CDS encoding polysaccharide biosynthesis/export family protein: MTIKMIAAGLAAASLCACSLAPGPYLDTNRLTPPAPPEQTADKFPVHAIDVAYFRQQRAAAVPAVCPLSCLTAQTRAGYDYRLGIGDQVSIIVWDHPELTGGGTGVASLPPLPSTGGGAAPSPGPTQTQGATPIAPALSGGGEGGLTVRVANNGTIFFPRVGRIKVQGMDAQQVQEMLTKRLSKTIRDPQLDVRVSGFNSQSVQVTGNLRTPASEAITDAPLTVLDAINRAGGALPDADLQNVGVTRNGKRYTVDVAALLETGDPQQNVLLKDGDIIDVPDRSNSRVFVLGEVNKPTSLPMNRGRLTLADALTGAGSLDVKTGDPRFVYVVRGADKTLTPDVYQLDMTQVDALMLMTKFELQPKDVVYVQVSSAARFNRALEQITPTLQSLFYTVQLSR; encoded by the coding sequence ATGACTATCAAGATGATCGCCGCCGGGCTCGCGGCGGCCTCTCTATGCGCCTGTTCGCTGGCGCCGGGGCCGTATCTGGACACCAACCGCCTGACGCCGCCCGCGCCGCCCGAGCAGACCGCGGACAAGTTTCCGGTGCATGCGATCGACGTCGCGTACTTCCGTCAGCAGCGCGCGGCGGCGGTGCCGGCCGTCTGCCCGCTGTCGTGCCTGACCGCGCAGACCCGTGCGGGTTACGACTACCGGCTTGGTATCGGCGACCAGGTGAGCATCATCGTCTGGGATCACCCGGAACTGACCGGCGGCGGCACCGGCGTAGCGAGCCTGCCACCGCTGCCGAGCACCGGCGGCGGCGCGGCGCCCTCGCCCGGGCCGACGCAGACGCAAGGCGCGACGCCGATCGCGCCGGCGCTGTCGGGCGGCGGCGAAGGCGGCCTCACCGTGCGCGTCGCCAACAACGGCACGATCTTCTTCCCGCGCGTGGGCCGCATCAAGGTGCAAGGCATGGACGCGCAGCAGGTCCAGGAAATGTTGACGAAGCGTCTGTCGAAGACCATTCGCGATCCGCAACTCGACGTGCGCGTCTCGGGCTTCAACAGCCAGTCGGTGCAGGTCACCGGCAACCTGCGCACGCCGGCTTCGGAGGCGATCACCGACGCGCCGCTCACCGTGCTCGACGCGATCAATCGCGCGGGCGGCGCGTTGCCCGATGCGGATCTGCAAAACGTCGGCGTGACGCGCAACGGCAAACGCTACACCGTCGACGTCGCCGCGCTGCTCGAAACCGGCGATCCGCAACAGAACGTGCTGCTCAAGGACGGCGACATCATCGACGTGCCGGACCGCTCGAATAGCCGCGTGTTCGTGCTCGGCGAAGTGAACAAGCCGACCTCGCTGCCGATGAACCGCGGCCGCCTGACGCTCGCCGACGCGCTGACAGGCGCCGGCAGCCTCGACGTCAAAACCGGCGATCCGCGCTTCGTCTACGTGGTGCGCGGCGCCGACAAGACGCTCACGCCGGATGTCTATCAGCTCGACATGACCCAGGTCGACGCGTTGATGCTGATGACCAAGTTCGAATTGCAACCGAAGGACGTGGTGTACGTGCAGGTCTCGAGTGCGGCGCGCTTCAACCGTGCGCTCGAACAGATCACGCCGACACTGCAGTCGCTGTTCTACACCGTGCAGCTCTCCAGATAA
- a CDS encoding polysaccharide biosynthesis tyrosine autokinase → MSTYDMLEPGPPPGGDEDAVMRDLLRTVMDQIWWVLGIAGSIILAAVIYTKIATPIYSADALLQVDTQSNNGGAQNPNSPSLVPTAGPMHTDAEIEIIKSRAVVEPVVEQFKLNFSTSAKTMPVLGKITSIFTHPGKPLGAFLGMRSYAWGGEQFAVDSITVPKALEGARLTLHVLDEGRYQLTDAYGEEILTGVAGQPATGSDVTLFVKKLVARPGTTFYVTRFNQLDAVSGLAAGLQVSEKGRDTGVVQLSFMGTDPHAITAITNAVAASYLAQRTERAQEEASHMLTFLNSELPHLRDEVKKAETALSQYQSKVGSFQPTQEAGVYLAGGLDYEKQIATLRIQRAQLLQRFTQEAPEVQQVDAQMAALTREKARFEDHFTTLPSSERNALALQRDAKVAEEIYVALLNKTQELSISRAGTIGNVHIIDDALLPSQPVRPKSALIISAGTLLGVIGGILFAFCRRTFFTGVADPEFVERRFQLPIFGSIAFSPEQARADKQLSAQRRAALPAPRSTPTEVPALPSGVIARLRPGATAAASKARRRASVPVGTQTVIPSGKTPMRPLLVKTHPYDSTVEGLRGLRATLQFGLLEAPNRIVAITSPAPSDGKSFLCANLAALIAESGKRVLLIDADLRRGRLAQYLGRSPNGGLTELLTGQVDLETAARTTGVDGLHFIAAGAYPPNPSELLTSARFSEILARFEQDFDLVIVDTPPLLAVADAAVVANLAGSTVLVMRAGAHTEGHLAEALKKLRRARARVVGGVMNAVPLKSHNRYGTYDYAYAYTYSAGDPPDIHAPQ, encoded by the coding sequence ATGAGTACGTACGACATGCTGGAGCCGGGCCCGCCGCCCGGCGGCGACGAAGACGCGGTCATGCGCGATCTGCTGCGCACGGTGATGGATCAGATCTGGTGGGTGCTGGGCATTGCCGGCAGCATCATTCTCGCCGCGGTGATCTATACGAAGATCGCCACGCCGATCTATTCCGCCGACGCGCTGTTGCAGGTCGACACGCAAAGCAATAACGGCGGCGCGCAGAACCCGAATTCGCCGTCGCTCGTGCCGACGGCCGGCCCGATGCATACCGACGCCGAGATCGAAATCATCAAGAGCCGCGCGGTGGTCGAACCGGTGGTCGAGCAGTTCAAGCTGAACTTCAGCACCTCGGCGAAGACCATGCCGGTGCTCGGCAAGATCACGTCGATATTTACGCATCCCGGTAAACCGCTCGGCGCTTTCCTCGGCATGCGTTCGTATGCATGGGGCGGTGAACAATTCGCGGTCGATTCGATCACGGTGCCGAAAGCGCTCGAAGGCGCGCGTCTGACGCTGCATGTGCTCGACGAAGGCCGCTATCAACTCACCGATGCGTACGGCGAGGAGATCCTGACCGGCGTGGCCGGTCAACCCGCCACCGGCAGCGACGTCACGCTGTTCGTCAAGAAGCTGGTGGCGCGCCCCGGCACGACCTTCTACGTGACCCGCTTCAACCAGCTCGACGCCGTGTCCGGTCTCGCCGCCGGCCTGCAGGTCAGCGAGAAAGGTCGCGACACCGGCGTCGTGCAACTGTCGTTCATGGGCACCGATCCGCACGCGATCACCGCGATCACCAACGCGGTGGCGGCCTCGTATCTGGCGCAGCGCACCGAGCGCGCGCAGGAAGAAGCGAGCCATATGCTCACGTTCCTGAACAGCGAGTTGCCGCATCTGCGCGACGAGGTGAAGAAGGCGGAGACCGCGCTGTCGCAGTATCAGTCGAAAGTGGGTTCGTTCCAGCCGACTCAGGAAGCCGGCGTGTATCTCGCCGGGGGCCTCGATTACGAAAAGCAGATCGCCACGTTGCGCATTCAGCGCGCGCAACTGCTGCAACGCTTCACGCAGGAAGCGCCGGAAGTGCAGCAGGTCGATGCGCAAATGGCCGCGTTGACGCGCGAGAAAGCGCGCTTCGAAGATCACTTCACCACGCTGCCGAGTTCCGAGCGCAATGCCCTCGCGTTGCAACGCGACGCCAAGGTCGCCGAGGAAATCTACGTGGCGCTGCTGAACAAAACCCAGGAGCTGTCGATTTCGCGCGCCGGCACGATCGGCAACGTGCATATCATCGACGACGCGTTGCTGCCGTCGCAGCCGGTGCGGCCGAAGTCCGCGCTGATCATTTCGGCGGGCACGCTGCTCGGGGTGATTGGCGGCATTCTGTTTGCGTTCTGCCGCCGTACGTTCTTCACCGGTGTGGCCGATCCCGAGTTCGTCGAGCGGCGTTTTCAATTGCCGATTTTCGGCTCGATCGCATTCAGTCCCGAACAGGCGCGCGCCGACAAGCAGTTGAGTGCCCAGCGCCGGGCCGCCCTGCCCGCGCCGCGCTCCACGCCGACCGAGGTGCCCGCGTTGCCGTCGGGTGTGATCGCACGGCTGCGGCCGGGTGCGACGGCGGCGGCAAGCAAGGCGCGCCGCCGCGCCAGCGTGCCGGTCGGCACGCAGACTGTGATTCCGTCCGGCAAGACGCCGATGCGGCCGCTGCTGGTCAAGACGCATCCGTACGATTCGACGGTGGAAGGCTTGCGCGGGCTGCGCGCCACGCTGCAGTTCGGCCTGCTCGAAGCGCCGAACCGTATCGTCGCGATCACGAGCCCGGCGCCGTCGGACGGCAAGAGCTTTCTGTGCGCGAACCTCGCCGCGCTGATCGCGGAGTCCGGCAAGCGCGTGCTGCTGATCGACGCCGATCTGCGACGCGGCCGGCTCGCGCAATATCTCGGCCGCTCGCCGAACGGCGGCTTGACCGAACTGCTGACAGGTCAGGTCGATCTGGAGACCGCGGCGCGCACGACCGGCGTGGACGGCTTGCACTTCATCGCGGCGGGCGCTTATCCGCCGAATCCGTCGGAGTTGCTGACGTCGGCGCGCTTCAGCGAAATCCTCGCGCGCTTCGAACAGGACTTCGATCTGGTGATCGTCGACACGCCGCCGCTGCTGGCGGTGGCTGATGCCGCGGTCGTTGCCAATCTGGCCGGTTCGACGGTGCTGGTGATGCGCGCCGGCGCTCATACCGAAGGACACCTTGCCGAAGCGCTGAAGAAACTGCGGCGTGCGCGGGCTCGCGTGGTGGGCGGGGTGATGAATGCGGTGCCGTTGAAGAGCCACAATCGCTACGGCACCTATGACTACGCGTACGCATACACGTATTCCGCCGGCGATCCGCCGGATATTCATGCGCCGCAGTAG
- a CDS encoding transcriptional regulator, producing MNADRLPGAFPDIAQTWVALRAQLPIMPIRNEQDYQQMVRVANSLADHLNGDEEDPLADLFAIVTDLIERWEEQHVEIPKAEPREVLRHLLETHGLKQKDLMGIASPTVVSDILAGRRAISKKVAKALAVRFHTDVSAFL from the coding sequence ATGAATGCCGATCGCCTTCCGGGAGCCTTTCCCGACATCGCTCAAACCTGGGTCGCGCTGCGAGCCCAGTTGCCGATCATGCCCATCCGCAACGAGCAGGATTACCAGCAGATGGTGCGTGTCGCCAACTCGCTCGCCGATCATCTGAACGGCGACGAGGAAGATCCGCTCGCCGATCTGTTCGCGATCGTGACCGACCTGATCGAACGCTGGGAAGAGCAGCACGTGGAGATTCCCAAAGCGGAGCCGCGCGAGGTATTGCGGCATCTGCTGGAAACGCACGGGCTCAAGCAGAAGGATCTGATGGGTATCGCTTCGCCCACCGTGGTGAGCGATATCCTGGCGGGCCGGCGGGCGATCAGCAAAAAGGTCGCCAAGGCGCTCGCCGTGCGTTTTCATACCGACGTCAGCGCGTTTCTGTAA
- a CDS encoding type II toxin-antitoxin system HigB family toxin — protein sequence MTWYSLAQACLAYGYNDLKQTFAAVDYVPPQYTVFDVGGNRFRIVAAIHYNRQSLFVRHVLTHAEYDLWTRKNLNS from the coding sequence ATGACGTGGTATTCACTGGCGCAGGCTTGCCTCGCGTATGGCTATAACGACCTGAAGCAGACGTTCGCCGCCGTGGACTACGTGCCGCCGCAATACACCGTTTTCGATGTAGGCGGCAACCGGTTCCGGATCGTCGCGGCGATTCACTACAACAGGCAGTCGTTATTCGTTCGTCATGTATTGACGCATGCGGAGTACGACCTTTGGACGAGGAAGAATTTAAACTCATGA
- a CDS encoding glycosyltransferase family 4 protein, with the protein MRVAIVHDWLVAPGGAEKVLEQIIECFPDADLFSLVDFLEDRRPLGGKPVTTSFIQRLPFARRRYRAYLALMPLAVEQFDLSGYDLIITSSYAVAKGVLVGPDQTHVSYVHSPMRYAWDLQHQYLREANLLTGPKSWAARALLHYLRGWDSHSANSVDRLIANSQFVARRVMKTYRRDAAVVPPPVDVHEFELCTTKEDFYLTASRMVPYKRIDLIVETFSATPHRQLIVIGDGPEMAAIRAKAGPNVTILGYQPFEVLKDHLQRARAFVFAAEEDFGIVPLEAQACGTPVIAYGKGGALETVVPIGEPYPTGVYFARQTVVSMLGAIDRFERQRDQITPAACRANAERFSAAVFRRAFMAEVTRTIAAGGLRQRLSIVERNEPDLAAPELGWSGEPAQESSWGR; encoded by the coding sequence ATGAGAGTGGCGATCGTGCACGACTGGCTCGTCGCACCGGGTGGCGCCGAGAAGGTGCTCGAACAGATCATCGAATGCTTTCCCGACGCGGATCTTTTCAGTCTTGTCGACTTCCTCGAAGACCGCAGGCCGCTCGGCGGAAAACCGGTCACCACGTCGTTCATTCAGCGCCTGCCGTTCGCACGGCGGCGCTATCGCGCGTATCTCGCGTTGATGCCGCTCGCGGTCGAACAGTTCGATCTGTCCGGCTACGATCTGATCATTACGAGTTCCTACGCGGTCGCCAAGGGCGTGCTGGTCGGCCCGGATCAAACCCACGTGAGCTACGTGCATTCGCCCATGCGCTACGCGTGGGATCTGCAGCATCAATATCTGCGTGAAGCGAATCTGCTGACCGGCCCGAAGTCATGGGCCGCGCGTGCCTTGCTTCACTATCTGCGCGGCTGGGACTCGCATTCGGCGAACAGCGTCGATCGTCTGATCGCGAATTCGCAATTCGTCGCACGACGCGTGATGAAAACCTATCGACGTGATGCGGCCGTGGTGCCGCCGCCCGTCGACGTGCACGAATTCGAACTGTGCACGACCAAGGAAGACTTCTATCTGACCGCGTCGCGGATGGTGCCGTATAAGCGCATCGATCTGATCGTCGAGACGTTCAGCGCGACGCCGCACCGGCAATTGATCGTGATCGGCGATGGGCCGGAAATGGCGGCAATTCGCGCCAAGGCCGGCCCGAACGTGACGATTCTCGGCTACCAGCCCTTCGAAGTGCTCAAGGACCATTTGCAACGCGCGCGCGCGTTCGTGTTCGCCGCTGAAGAAGACTTCGGCATCGTGCCGCTCGAAGCGCAAGCCTGCGGCACACCGGTGATCGCGTACGGCAAGGGCGGGGCGCTCGAAACAGTGGTGCCGATCGGCGAGCCGTATCCCACAGGCGTGTATTTCGCGCGCCAGACCGTGGTGTCGATGCTCGGCGCGATCGATCGTTTCGAACGGCAACGTGACCAGATCACGCCGGCCGCGTGTCGCGCGAACGCCGAACGTTTTTCGGCGGCGGTGTTCCGGCGCGCGTTCATGGCCGAAGTCACGCGCACGATCGCCGCGGGCGGGCTGCGCCAACGGCTTAGCATCGTGGAACGCAACGAACCGGACCTCGCCGCGCCCGAGTTGGGATGGTCCGGCGAGCCGGCACAGGAAAGCAGTTGGGGACGTTGA
- a CDS encoding glycosyltransferase family 4 protein produces the protein MSPTVLFVDQSGQLGGAEFALLQLAGHCAAYSEVVLLSDGPFRSRLEALGARVQVISDARVSGIARHASGWNCLRVLPGMFRQVRVIAARARDFDVLFLNTQKALVLGVLGKPLHRKPVIWYQHDILTRNHFGRVQLNVVKWLVRFAVDQVIVNSQASARSLAALTGVAADSVPVIYNGIDAAAFSRVEDADGADGAVTSADGAGIAALRRRLGLPADAWLAGLFGRLAPWKGQHVALDAIARLPGAHLVLVGAPLFGEDAYAQRLHEQAAALGIADRVHFAGFQDDVPAWMSAMDVILHTSTEPEPFGRVIVEGMAAARPVIAAAAGGVTEIVRHRHNGWLVKPGDVSALADAIGALRDDPVLAQRLARQARDDARSAFSVEQYLEKMTQAIRRAAR, from the coding sequence GTGTCGCCCACCGTGCTGTTCGTCGATCAGAGCGGACAGCTCGGCGGCGCCGAATTCGCACTGCTGCAACTGGCCGGACATTGCGCCGCCTACAGCGAAGTCGTGCTGCTGTCCGACGGTCCGTTCCGTTCGCGGCTCGAAGCGCTTGGCGCGCGCGTGCAGGTGATCAGCGATGCGCGCGTGTCGGGCATCGCGCGACACGCGTCGGGATGGAACTGTTTGCGCGTCCTACCCGGCATGTTTCGCCAGGTGCGGGTAATCGCCGCGCGCGCACGCGATTTCGACGTGCTGTTTCTTAATACGCAAAAGGCGCTGGTGCTCGGCGTGCTCGGCAAACCGCTGCATCGCAAACCGGTGATCTGGTATCAGCACGATATTCTCACGCGCAACCATTTCGGCCGCGTGCAGTTGAATGTCGTCAAATGGCTGGTGCGTTTCGCGGTCGATCAGGTAATAGTGAATTCGCAGGCCTCGGCGCGCTCGCTCGCGGCGTTGACGGGTGTCGCGGCGGACTCGGTGCCGGTGATCTACAACGGCATCGATGCGGCTGCGTTCAGCCGTGTGGAAGATGCTGATGGTGCCGACGGTGCCGTTACTAGTGCCGACGGTGCTGGCATCGCCGCGTTGCGGCGGCGGCTCGGCTTGCCCGCCGATGCGTGGCTCGCGGGTCTGTTCGGCCGGCTCGCGCCGTGGAAAGGCCAGCACGTCGCGCTCGACGCGATCGCGCGTTTGCCTGGGGCGCATCTTGTGCTGGTCGGTGCGCCGCTCTTTGGTGAGGACGCGTACGCGCAGCGCCTGCACGAGCAGGCAGCGGCGTTAGGGATTGCGGATCGCGTGCACTTCGCGGGCTTTCAGGACGACGTGCCCGCGTGGATGAGCGCGATGGATGTGATCCTGCACACGTCGACAGAGCCCGAGCCGTTTGGCCGTGTGATCGTCGAAGGCATGGCGGCGGCGCGCCCGGTGATTGCCGCCGCGGCGGGCGGCGTCACCGAGATCGTGCGGCATCGGCACAATGGCTGGTTGGTGAAACCTGGCGACGTCAGCGCATTGGCGGACGCGATCGGCGCGTTGCGGGACGATCCCGTACTCGCGCAGCGGCTTGCGCGACAGGCGCGGGATGATGCGCGGTCGGCGTTTTCGGTGGAGCAGTATCTGGAGAAGATGACGCAGGCGATCCGGCGGGCTGCGCGATGA
- the rpiA gene encoding ribose-5-phosphate isomerase RpiA, whose amino-acid sequence MTQDELKQLVGQAAADYVNATVPEGSIIGVGTGSTANCFIDALAASKSRYRGAVSSSLATTARLQSHGFKVLDLNEIDSLRVYVDGADEIDHSGAMIKGGGGALTREKIVASVSDVFVCIADASKLVDTLGNFPLPIEVVPMARTAIGRRITALGGVPVVRVTKEGVPFITDNGNEIIDVKGLRISDPRTLEMHVNAWPGVVTVGLFAGRGANLCLLGTDTGVETIEYSKD is encoded by the coding sequence ATGACTCAAGACGAACTCAAGCAACTGGTCGGCCAGGCCGCCGCCGACTACGTGAACGCCACCGTGCCGGAAGGCTCGATCATCGGTGTCGGCACCGGCTCCACCGCGAACTGTTTCATCGACGCGTTGGCCGCCAGCAAGTCGCGCTATCGCGGTGCGGTGTCGAGCTCGCTCGCCACCACCGCGCGTTTGCAATCGCATGGCTTCAAGGTGCTCGACCTGAACGAAATCGATTCGCTGCGCGTGTATGTGGATGGCGCCGACGAGATCGACCACAGCGGCGCGATGATCAAGGGCGGCGGCGGCGCGCTGACGCGCGAGAAAATCGTCGCGTCGGTGTCGGACGTATTCGTCTGTATCGCGGATGCGAGCAAGCTGGTCGACACGCTCGGCAACTTCCCGTTGCCGATCGAAGTGGTGCCGATGGCGCGTACCGCGATCGGCCGCCGCATCACCGCGCTGGGCGGTGTGCCGGTGGTCCGTGTGACGAAAGAAGGCGTGCCGTTCATTACCGACAACGGTAACGAAATCATCGACGTCAAAGGTCTGCGCATTAGCGATCCGCGCACGCTGGAAATGCATGTCAACGCATGGCCGGGCGTGGTGACGGTGGGTCTGTTCGCAGGCCGTGGCGCGAATCTGTGCCTGCTCGGTACAGATACTGGCGTTGAAACGATCGAGTACAGCAAGGACTGA
- the rlmB gene encoding 23S rRNA (guanosine(2251)-2'-O)-methyltransferase RlmB has protein sequence MSRLKVLYGFHAVTARMRHDASTVEEVYYDATRKDRRMTEFLHTAKEAGVRLIAADETRLWGLSHTERHQGVVARATDMPLAQNLAELLDGINGKALILVLDGVTDPHNLGACLRVADAAGAHAVIAPRDRAVGLNATAAKVASGAADTVPYITVTNLARALRELKDAGVWVVGTADEATKSLYETELDGPVALVMGAEGEGMRRLTRDTCDMVMQIPMAGTVESLNVSVASGVCLFEAVRQRSVKK, from the coding sequence ATGTCACGTCTCAAGGTTTTATACGGTTTCCACGCAGTGACCGCGCGTATGCGTCACGATGCGTCGACGGTCGAAGAGGTCTATTACGACGCAACGCGTAAAGATCGTCGCATGACCGAATTTCTGCACACGGCGAAAGAAGCCGGCGTGCGTCTGATCGCCGCCGACGAAACGCGTCTGTGGGGACTCTCGCACACCGAGCGTCACCAGGGCGTGGTGGCGCGCGCGACCGACATGCCGCTCGCGCAGAACCTGGCGGAACTGCTCGACGGTATCAACGGTAAGGCGCTGATTCTGGTGCTGGACGGCGTGACCGATCCGCACAACCTCGGCGCGTGTCTGCGTGTGGCGGATGCCGCCGGCGCGCATGCGGTGATCGCCCCGCGCGATCGCGCGGTCGGGTTGAACGCGACGGCGGCGAAGGTCGCGAGCGGCGCGGCGGATACCGTGCCGTACATCACCGTGACGAATCTGGCGCGCGCGCTGCGTGAGTTGAAGGACGCGGGCGTGTGGGTGGTCGGCACGGCGGACGAAGCGACCAAGAGCCTGTACGAAACCGAGCTCGACGGTCCGGTCGCGTTGGTGATGGGCGCGGAAGGCGAGGGCATGCGCCGTCTCACGCGCGATACCTGCGATATGGTGATGCAGATTCCGATGGCCGGCACGGTGGAGAGTTTGAATGTTTCCGTGGCGAGCGGCGTCTGTCTGTTCGAAGCGGTGCGTCAGCGTTCGGTGAAGAAGTAA